In Leptospira levettii, the genomic window AAATAGAGGTGCATCGGAAAAGATTTATAACCGAGTTTTTCCGTATGACAAAATCTAAAATTGCCGCTGTTTCACTGAATACGACCCCTCTTGATTTTTTAGGCAATTTTGAAAGTATCGTTTCTGCCATCCAAAACAAAGAATCAGAAGATGCCGATCTCATCCTGTTTCCAGAACTTTGTATTTCAGGGTATGGTTGTGAAGATGCATTTTACCGACCAAGTCTTTGGGAAAAATCAATCGATGTTCTAAACAAAATCAAAACCATTTCTCCCAAACAAGTGATAGTGGTTGGCCTTCCTCTTTTTGTAGATTCATTTTTGTACAATTGTATGGCGGTTTTGTATGATGGTAAAATCCAAGCACTTGTTCCCAAACTCAATTTGGCAAATACAGGCGTACATTATGAACGGCGTTGGTTCCACTCACCACAATCATTTACAAAGAAACGGATCACCATTGGGGATACAGAAATACCCTTTGGCCATTTTTTGTTTGCAATGAAAAACTTCACCTTCGCGATTGAAATTTGTGAAGACAGTTGGTCTACTCAGAAACCCTCTCTGTTTTATAATTTATCAGGTGTGGATGTTGTTCTTTCACCAGGTGCTTCCCATTTTGCGATGGGAAAACAAAATACCCGTAGGCAAATTTTTAAAGAAACAAGCCGTAACCAAAACAATTTACAAGTCTTTACCAATCTCTGTGGAAATGAATCGGGAAGGATCATCTTTGAAGGGGGTGCATTTTTTACTTCTTGTGGTTCTATTTTAAAAGAAGGCCCAAGATTACACTTCACTCCTTTTGCCATCACGAGTTTTTCCTTTGATCCAAATGAAATGAAAGCTTCCAAAGCAAGGAATTTACGAGAACCAAATCCTAAACCCGACGGAAACGAACTCACCACAATCAACTTAAAACCAAATGGACAAAATGGAAAAGAATCCCGAGTGAACTTCCAAATTTTAGACAAACGTGGGGAAGAGAAGTGGGAAAATCTTGTTTCGACAGAATCCTTAAGCCCTTTTGAAGAATTCACAAAAGCAGTTTGCCTTGGG contains:
- the nadE gene encoding NAD(+) synthase, with the translated sequence MTKSKIAAVSLNTTPLDFLGNFESIVSAIQNKESEDADLILFPELCISGYGCEDAFYRPSLWEKSIDVLNKIKTISPKQVIVVGLPLFVDSFLYNCMAVLYDGKIQALVPKLNLANTGVHYERRWFHSPQSFTKKRITIGDTEIPFGHFLFAMKNFTFAIEICEDSWSTQKPSLFYNLSGVDVVLSPGASHFAMGKQNTRRQIFKETSRNQNNLQVFTNLCGNESGRIIFEGGAFFTSCGSILKEGPRLHFTPFAITSFSFDPNEMKASKARNLREPNPKPDGNELTTINLKPNGQNGKESRVNFQILDKRGEEKWENLVSTESLSPFEEFTKAVCLGLFDYLRKSKTKGYTLSLSGGADSATCALLVSTMVSIAKEENGESIFTKLGLTEKNLLVTLYQKTKNNSPITEEIAKSLSEELGCEYHSISIDEMVSSSVSIIESVKGTKLNWKEHDLALQNIQARVRSPLIWLLANLNGHLLLSTGNRSEAAVGYTTMDGDSSGSIAPLAGVSKEFLLDWLDDIQKGNNRYITPKQSIQMLRNTKPTAELKPLAEHQEDEKDLMPYPILNSIERKLVYLGMEESNVLDELRREFPWEREDNLFGYVQKFKKLFGISQWKRERLPPSFHLDEYGLDPKSSYRYPILSNET